One Corythoichthys intestinalis isolate RoL2023-P3 chromosome 9, ASM3026506v1, whole genome shotgun sequence DNA window includes the following coding sequences:
- the errfi1a gene encoding ERBB receptor feedback inhibitor 1a — MRPECTWSMSTVGLTAQETYFPVEYPFLRGSYCHSMAGSKSTWSHSCDPENFYFTMKSAHTDHGSHAQHKSPPSLSYETLLAGHKHGSSTHKLPPKKSRPSLLPLSCSGEPSTPSPVDDDQVVPPFQRLSVDECGSPPQTPGRCAKPLPPIPLPGDLSSEQAMDNEVEFFPSTDESCRLVSDQCSKPSSFWMGLPSRRSFRDCGRINPGYYDGPLGPQNLRQTQPQQIPSHHPTQKDAQQHRRQDLPSGCQRQQDKALRKVRRSHSGPAGSLNKPSPQRFSCHNRITYNTDSSEVPPPIPPRSNKTTDLSHYHKDLRRWSAEVSYSDEDKPPKLPPRDPLGSPKTLPMYINGVMPTTQSFASDPNYVSRGLQRQNSEGSPCILPIVDKEGNKLSSTHYYLLWGLENPDSDWDFHTQQKAPVDLV, encoded by the exons ATGCGGCCCGAGTGCACCTGGAGCATGTCCACAGTGGGCCTGACTGCCCAGGAGACATATTTTCCCGTAGAATACCCCTTCTTGCGGGGCAGCTACTGTCATAGTATGGCTGGATCCAAGTCAACGTGGAGCCATTCCTGCGACCCGGAGAA CTTCTACTTCACTATGAAATCTGCACACACAGATCACGGCTCTCACGCCCAGCACAAGAGTCCCCCATCGCTAAGCTACGAAA CTCTCCTGGCAGGACATAAACACGGTTCCAGCACCCATAAATTACCTCCCAAGAAGTCCCGGCCTTCACTTCTCCCTCTGTCCTGCAGCGGCGAACCGTCCACTCCGAGTCCAGTCGACGACGACCAGGTGGTCCCCCCATTCCAACGACTCTCGGTGGATGAGTGCGGCAGTCCGCCGCAGACTCCAGGTCGGTGCGCCAAGCCTCTGCCGCCCATCCCGCTGCCTGGCGACCTCTCGTCCGAGCAGGCCATGGACAATGAGGTGGAGTTCTTCCCCAGCACGGACGAGAGCTGCCGCCTGGTTTCGGATCAGTGTTCCAAACCTTCCTCCTTTTGGATGGGACTTCCCAGTCGGAGAAGCTTCAGGGACTGTGGACGGATTAACCCCGGGTACTACGACGGGCCTTTAGGACCGCAAAACCTGAGGCAAACCCAACCTCAACAGATTCCCTCGCATCACCCGACGCAGAAGGATGCGCAGCAACATCGGCGCCAGGACTTACCGTCGGGCTGCCAACGGCAGCAGGACAAAGCTCTGAGGAAAGTTCGGCGCTCTCACTCTGGACCGGCCGGATCCTTAAACAAACCTTCCCCACAGCGCTTCTCCTGCCACAACCGTATTACCTACAACACTGATTCGTcagaggttcctcctccaatccCGCCACGGTCAAACAAGACGACAGATCTCTCACACTATCACAAAG ACCTCCGCCGCTGGTCAGCAGAGGTGTCATACAGCGACGAAGACAAGCCGCCAAAGCTGCCCCCAAGAGACCCCTTGGGAAGCCCCAAAACCCTCCCCATGTACATTAACGGCGTGATGCCCACTACCCAAAGCTTTGCGTCGGACCCCAATTACGTGAGTCGGGGTTTACAGAGACAGAACAGCGAGGGATCGCCTTGCATCTTGCCTATCGTGGACAAGGAGGGGAATAAGCTCAGCAGTACTCATTACTACCTTCTGTGGGGTTTGGAAAACCCAGATTCGGACTGGGACTTTCACACCCAGCAGAAAGCGCCCGTGGATCTCGTTTGA